One window of the Paenibacillus beijingensis genome contains the following:
- a CDS encoding pentapeptide repeat-containing protein, which yields MPLSEKKIVDSKNGLELQDLRDENIHMVCFKGSNFHGIDMRNTTFAHTNFVNSKWEHIYFSNVHINMIQMGGTVFENIVRPKSHESHLLEEPGTDGWVNVEPVLFLNSNLSTAIFDRCDLSDVELNHCNIDGLKIDGIAVKELIEQFKNKSR from the coding sequence ATGCCGCTTTCCGAGAAGAAAATCGTGGATTCGAAAAACGGGCTTGAGCTTCAAGATTTACGGGACGAAAACATTCATATGGTTTGTTTTAAAGGGTCGAACTTTCATGGAATTGATATGAGAAATACGACTTTTGCTCATACCAATTTCGTAAACTCCAAGTGGGAACATATCTATTTTTCAAATGTACACATCAATATGATTCAAATGGGTGGAACTGTATTTGAGAATATTGTCCGTCCGAAGTCGCACGAAAGCCATCTGCTCGAAGAACCCGGCACGGACGGTTGGGTTAACGTAGAACCGGTCCTTTTCCTAAACAGTAATCTGAGCACGGCTATTTTTGATCGATGCGATTTATCGGATGTCGAATTGAACCATTGCAATATTGACGGATTAAAGATTGACGGAATTGCCGTGAAGGAGTTAATTGAACAATTCAAGAATAAGAGCCGGTGA
- the xerS gene encoding tyrosine recombinase XerS, with translation MNILKQKDRQELDRRVPMMPWYVEKFINYKLPDLSPSSLLEYVRDYETFFRWLLAEGLAAGPTFAEVKLEELEKLHMDSIDNFRMFLATRPENANTRTTVSRKLSSLRSLFHYLSQIAEDEQFYPLLRRNVMAKVSIKRTHKPKDTAAKLEGKLLQEEEIAEFLSYVKRDYGSDVASNKQALYAYKQNVVRDACIISLILNSGLRVSEVVNLNMDDLDLKKKLTYVYRKGKNDDTFKTPVYFRQEAVDDLAAYMQLRDTHYKAPKREKAFFLAIANGKNEGSRMTKRAIQEMVIKYAKRFGKPSLSVHKLRHSFATDYYLRNDLYKTQEQLGHASPETTQIYAHLTDKTMAEAIDRTEGRSAADR, from the coding sequence ATGAATATTTTAAAGCAAAAAGACCGGCAGGAGCTGGACCGGCGTGTTCCGATGATGCCATGGTACGTCGAAAAATTCATCAATTACAAGCTGCCCGACCTCTCCCCTTCCTCGCTATTGGAATATGTCCGGGATTATGAGACGTTTTTCCGCTGGCTGCTGGCTGAAGGGCTGGCCGCAGGACCGACATTTGCCGAAGTCAAGCTGGAAGAGCTGGAGAAGCTCCATATGGACAGCATCGACAACTTCCGGATGTTCCTTGCGACGCGGCCGGAAAATGCCAATACCCGCACGACGGTGTCGCGGAAGCTCTCCTCCCTGCGCTCTTTGTTTCATTATTTGAGCCAAATTGCCGAGGATGAGCAGTTCTATCCGCTGCTGAGGCGCAACGTAATGGCCAAGGTATCGATCAAGCGGACTCATAAGCCGAAGGATACGGCGGCGAAGCTGGAAGGCAAGCTGCTGCAGGAAGAAGAGATCGCGGAGTTTCTAAGTTATGTCAAACGCGATTACGGAAGCGATGTGGCGTCGAACAAGCAGGCGCTGTACGCTTATAAACAAAATGTCGTGCGGGATGCCTGCATCATCAGCCTCATATTGAATTCGGGTCTGCGCGTATCCGAGGTCGTCAACTTGAATATGGACGATCTCGATCTGAAAAAGAAGCTGACGTACGTTTACCGCAAAGGTAAAAACGACGATACGTTCAAGACGCCCGTCTATTTCCGGCAGGAAGCGGTCGACGACTTAGCTGCATATATGCAGCTGCGCGATACGCATTACAAAGCCCCGAAGCGGGAAAAAGCGTTTTTTCTCGCCATTGCCAACGGCAAAAACGAAGGTTCGCGGATGACCAAGCGGGCGATCCAGGAAATGGTAATCAAATACGCCAAACGGTTCGGCAAGCCTTCGCTGTCCGTACATAAGCTGAGGCATTCTTTTGCGACGGATTATTATTTGCGCAACGACTTGTATAAGACGCAGGAGCAGCTCGGACACGCCTCCCCGGAGACGACCCAAATCTACGCTCATCTGACCGACAAAACGATGGCGGAAGCGATCGACCGCACCGAAGGCAGAAGCGCCGCCGACCGATAG
- a CDS encoding VOC family protein has protein sequence MNRVVSFELSSQDPERAAGFYSTVFGWKIAEPNWGYYPATTGEADKQGINGGISKGPSDFPHGTRIQIEVQNIDETITKSVDLGAQIVREKMEFDDFYLAYLVDPVGNGIGLIQYK, from the coding sequence ATGAATCGAGTTGTCTCGTTTGAATTGAGCAGTCAAGATCCGGAACGTGCTGCCGGCTTCTACTCTACTGTTTTTGGCTGGAAAATAGCCGAGCCTAATTGGGGATATTACCCCGCCACAACGGGAGAAGCGGATAAGCAAGGAATTAATGGCGGCATTTCGAAAGGGCCTAGCGACTTTCCTCATGGAACCCGAATTCAAATCGAAGTCCAGAACATCGATGAAACGATAACCAAATCGGTTGATTTGGGGGCTCAGATCGTAAGAGAGAAGATGGAGTTTGACGATTTTTATTTAGCTTACTTGGTTGACCCGGTTGGAAATGGAATTGGACTTATTCAGTATAAATGA
- a CDS encoding LLM class flavin-dependent oxidoreductase: MLTLSVLDQSPVPEGKTASEALAYTTKLAQETEKLGFRRFWVSEHHASNALAGSSPEVLIAHLAANTKHIRIGSGGVMLPHYSAYKVAENFRLLEALHPGRIDLGLGRAPGGMPLSTRALQEGKTRSVDRYPDQISDLTDYLHGTPGGHHPFAGLKASPVVDTAPQLWLLGSSGDSAVIAALQGASFAFAHFINPYGGEEAMKYYKEHFRSSVWNEHPNGIVAAFVICAETDEEAVRLSRSFDLSFHLLERGKEWPGFPSVQSAEAYSFNEFDMERIRHNRQRLIVGSPETVKRKLLALQDAYETDELMIVTLAHDFEARLNSYRLLAEAFQLEPTA, translated from the coding sequence ATGCTTACCTTAAGCGTGCTCGACCAGTCTCCCGTTCCGGAAGGAAAGACGGCTTCCGAAGCGCTGGCCTATACAACGAAGCTGGCGCAGGAAACCGAAAAGCTAGGCTTCCGCCGCTTCTGGGTATCGGAGCATCACGCTTCGAACGCTCTGGCCGGCTCCAGTCCGGAAGTGCTGATCGCCCATCTGGCGGCGAATACGAAGCATATCCGCATCGGCTCCGGAGGCGTCATGCTGCCTCATTACAGCGCATATAAAGTGGCGGAAAATTTCCGGCTGCTGGAGGCGCTGCATCCCGGCCGGATCGATCTCGGCCTCGGCCGCGCGCCCGGCGGAATGCCGCTTTCCACCCGCGCGCTGCAGGAAGGCAAAACTAGATCCGTGGACCGGTACCCTGATCAAATCTCGGATTTGACGGACTATTTGCACGGTACGCCGGGAGGCCACCATCCGTTTGCCGGACTGAAGGCTTCCCCGGTCGTCGATACCGCGCCGCAGCTGTGGCTGCTCGGCTCCAGCGGCGACAGTGCCGTCATCGCGGCCTTGCAGGGAGCATCTTTCGCCTTTGCCCACTTCATTAATCCGTACGGCGGCGAGGAAGCGATGAAATACTACAAAGAGCATTTCCGCTCGTCGGTTTGGAACGAGCATCCGAATGGAATTGTAGCCGCCTTCGTCATTTGCGCGGAAACCGACGAAGAAGCGGTGCGCCTCTCCCGCAGCTTCGATCTCTCCTTCCACCTGCTGGAGCGGGGCAAGGAATGGCCCGGCTTCCCGTCCGTTCAGTCGGCCGAGGCGTATTCGTTCAACGAATTCGACATGGAGCGGATCCGGCATAACCGGCAGCGTCTCATTGTCGGCAGTCCGGAAACGGTGAAGAGAAAATTGCTTGCGCTTCAGGACGCTTACGAAACCGATGAGCTGATGATCGTCACGCTGGCCCACGATTTCGAAGCGCGTCTGAATTCGTACCGGCTTCTTGCCGAAGCGTTTCAGCTGGAGCCGACAGCTTAA
- a CDS encoding MOSC domain-containing protein, which translates to MSTLFQVRSFNVGLPVAVAHGAKTIETGIFKTSVSGRVNVHAGGPEGDGQADLIHHGGPDKALCVYFSSHYPYWEERLNCKLEWGSFGENITLDGGTERDLRIGDILTIGSATVQVSQPRQPCFKIGIRHGLPELTVWVQTTGYTGLYFRVLEEGAISAGDTASIIERPSHEITVAEANHIYYERKRDISSIRKLLTTPELAASWREALETRLDKLAHEGEGG; encoded by the coding sequence ATGTCGACTTTATTTCAAGTTCGCTCATTTAACGTTGGTCTCCCTGTTGCCGTCGCTCACGGTGCCAAGACTATTGAGACGGGCATCTTCAAAACATCTGTCTCCGGCCGCGTAAACGTACATGCCGGAGGCCCTGAAGGAGACGGGCAGGCGGACCTAATCCATCATGGCGGCCCCGATAAGGCGCTGTGCGTCTATTTCAGCAGTCATTATCCATATTGGGAAGAGCGTCTCAACTGCAAGCTAGAATGGGGTTCATTTGGTGAAAATATTACGCTGGACGGCGGTACGGAGCGGGATTTGCGGATTGGCGATATCCTTACGATCGGCAGCGCAACCGTTCAAGTCAGCCAGCCGCGGCAGCCCTGCTTCAAGATCGGGATCCGGCACGGCTTGCCGGAGCTTACCGTATGGGTGCAGACGACCGGATACACCGGGCTTTATTTCCGGGTACTTGAGGAAGGCGCGATTTCCGCCGGCGATACGGCGTCGATTATCGAGCGTCCGTCTCATGAAATAACGGTTGCGGAAGCGAATCACATTTACTATGAGCGAAAAAGAGATATCTCTTCCATCCGCAAGCTGCTCACGACGCCGGAATTGGCGGCAAGCTGGCGCGAGGCGCTTGAGACCAGATTGGACAAGCTTGCGCATGAGGGTGAAGGAGGATGA
- a CDS encoding phosphonate ABC transporter ATP-binding protein has product MIHIAHLTKQIPGGPKVLDDISFRADEGEFIAVKGASGSGKSMLLRCLSLQVSWTSGKYTFEGKEIPTQSLLGKFKIRKQVAYLEEKPTLYPGKTALKNVLIGSAAQTTLVRRVTGMVRNDDYMGAMDMLEKMGLLDKAHQRGDKLSGGEKQRVAIAQALVHGAHVLLADEPVSGLDPHSAEAVLRDLKALCKQQGVIVIAVLHQGDWAERFADRIIGLNKGKIVLQVNGRRLTEREKMLL; this is encoded by the coding sequence ATGATACATATTGCCCATTTGACGAAGCAGATTCCGGGAGGCCCTAAGGTGCTGGACGACATCAGTTTCCGCGCCGACGAGGGGGAGTTTATCGCAGTGAAAGGAGCAAGCGGAAGCGGCAAGTCGATGCTTCTTCGCTGTTTGTCGCTGCAGGTGAGCTGGACAAGCGGCAAATATACGTTTGAAGGCAAGGAAATTCCGACCCAAAGCCTGCTGGGCAAATTTAAAATCCGCAAGCAGGTCGCTTATTTGGAGGAAAAGCCGACCCTGTATCCGGGCAAAACCGCTCTGAAAAACGTGCTGATCGGTTCCGCGGCGCAGACGACGTTGGTCCGGCGCGTTACGGGAATGGTCCGCAATGACGATTATATGGGCGCGATGGATATGCTCGAAAAAATGGGTCTGCTAGACAAAGCGCATCAGCGGGGAGACAAATTGAGCGGCGGCGAAAAACAGCGCGTCGCGATCGCCCAGGCCCTCGTGCACGGGGCGCACGTGCTGCTTGCCGACGAGCCGGTTTCGGGTCTTGACCCGCATTCGGCCGAAGCGGTCCTGCGTGATTTGAAGGCGCTGTGCAAGCAGCAGGGCGTTATCGTCATCGCGGTGCTCCATCAAGGCGACTGGGCGGAGAGGTTCGCCGACCGCATCATCGGTTTGAATAAGGGAAAAATCGTGCTGCAGGTTAACGGACGCCGATTGACGGAACGGGAGAAAATGCTGCTGTAG
- a CDS encoding GNAT family N-acetyltransferase yields the protein MPAKELVAASIQNSTLCYGIYDGNPVHGEARQVGFACVISDLVRFSWLGDVFVVPEYRGKELGKWLISVIVEHPKLNMARPLNWEAVYDGYGLKESK from the coding sequence GTGCCCGCGAAGGAGCTCGTTGCTGCATCGATTCAAAACTCGACGCTCTGCTATGGGATCTATGACGGCAATCCTGTTCATGGCGAAGCGAGGCAGGTCGGTTTTGCGTGTGTCATATCGGATCTGGTTCGGTTTTCGTGGTTAGGAGATGTTTTTGTCGTTCCCGAGTATAGAGGAAAAGAGCTCGGCAAATGGCTGATCAGCGTCATTGTCGAGCATCCGAAATTGAACATGGCTAGACCGTTGAATTGGGAAGCGGTTTATGACGGTTACGGTTTGAAAGAGAGCAAGTAA
- a CDS encoding DUF3298 and DUF4163 domain-containing protein, which yields MAFQPPVIVYSTRITRPKTELYIPVVSGVPNASAGSRINMDIRAAVQQLVKDQGSLDDPRAEMQGYFEVKTNEKGVLSLSLYNYAYTGGAHGLTLQRSLTFTVSDGRSYTLAQLFKPGSPYVARLSELIALQIKQRDVPTLEPFKAIRPDQDYYIADRSLVIYFSLYELTPYVYGFPYFPISVYDIQDLIDENGPLAPMAVND from the coding sequence ATGGCTTTCCAGCCTCCCGTCATCGTTTATTCCACCCGCATTACGAGACCGAAGACCGAGCTATATATTCCCGTCGTCAGCGGCGTTCCGAATGCATCCGCCGGCAGCCGCATCAATATGGATATCCGGGCGGCCGTACAGCAGCTAGTAAAGGATCAGGGCTCTTTGGACGATCCGCGTGCGGAGATGCAGGGCTATTTCGAAGTGAAAACGAATGAAAAAGGGGTTTTAAGCCTTTCGCTGTACAATTATGCGTATACGGGAGGGGCTCATGGGCTGACTTTGCAGCGCTCGCTGACGTTTACCGTTTCGGATGGGCGCTCGTATACGCTTGCGCAGCTGTTCAAGCCCGGAAGCCCTTATGTAGCGCGCTTGTCCGAATTGATTGCTCTGCAGATCAAGCAGCGCGACGTTCCGACGCTGGAACCGTTCAAGGCGATCCGTCCCGATCAGGATTATTATATTGCGGACCGCAGTTTGGTCATTTATTTCAGCCTGTATGAATTGACGCCTTACGTATACGGATTTCCATACTTTCCGATTTCGGTTTACGACATTCAGGATTTAATTGACGAGAACGGGCCGCTTGCGCCGATGGCGGTAAATGATTAA
- a CDS encoding pyridoxamine 5'-phosphate oxidase family protein, producing MGKMFDSLLPEHEAFIKEQHLFFVGTAGANGHVNVSPKGYDVFRILSPNKVAYLDLTGSGNETSAHLTDTNRMTFMFVSFSKTPLILRLYGNGDVILPGTNAWEELKGHFNVLPGTRQIIVSEIHGVKTSCGFSVPFYEFVDDRSMLVDWADKQGEDKLTEYRNKKNTVSMDGIVTPIGKSSF from the coding sequence ATGGGAAAAATGTTTGATTCACTGTTGCCGGAACACGAAGCGTTCATTAAGGAGCAGCATCTCTTTTTTGTCGGGACGGCGGGAGCAAACGGTCACGTCAATGTTTCGCCAAAGGGATACGACGTGTTTCGAATATTATCTCCGAACAAGGTTGCTTACCTCGATTTGACGGGAAGCGGAAATGAAACAAGCGCGCACTTAACGGACACGAATCGAATGACGTTCATGTTCGTTTCATTCTCGAAAACGCCGTTAATATTGAGGCTTTATGGGAACGGGGACGTTATTTTACCCGGAACCAACGCATGGGAAGAGTTGAAGGGGCATTTCAACGTGCTGCCCGGGACAAGGCAAATTATCGTCTCGGAGATTCATGGCGTCAAGACGTCTTGCGGCTTCAGCGTCCCTTTCTATGAGTTTGTTGATGACAGAAGCATGCTCGTCGACTGGGCGGACAAACAAGGGGAAGACAAGCTGACGGAATATCGGAACAAAAAAAACACGGTCAGTATGGATGGCATCGTTACACCGATCGGGAAAAGCTCGTTCTAA
- a CDS encoding SDR family NAD(P)-dependent oxidoreductase produces the protein MESSGTRTVIVTGAAGGIGSALAEAYYLDGYKVVMADNDEKKGREVASRIGRARSQGEESGGEEPKPDALERLLFCKTDLRNPEEITRLVETGQSHFGSIDIVINNAGFGIWKSPYDLSVEEWDDVLLTNLRGTFICAREAAARMRDSGRGGAIVNIASTRAMMSEPGSEAYAASKGGIVALTHALAVSLGRDRITVNCISPGWIETGNYEALRELDHRQHPAGRVGRVADIVRACQYLTDPRNDFVTGINLVVDGGMTRKMIYEPDEK, from the coding sequence ATGGAGTCGTCGGGAACCCGCACCGTAATCGTAACAGGCGCAGCCGGAGGAATCGGCAGTGCGCTGGCAGAGGCGTACTATTTGGACGGTTATAAGGTTGTGATGGCTGACAACGATGAAAAAAAGGGCCGTGAAGTCGCCAGCCGGATCGGCCGCGCTCGATCGCAAGGTGAAGAGAGCGGCGGGGAAGAGCCGAAACCGGACGCGCTGGAGCGGCTGCTTTTTTGCAAAACGGACCTGCGCAACCCGGAAGAGATAACGCGTTTGGTCGAAACGGGACAAAGCCATTTTGGCTCCATCGATATCGTCATCAACAATGCCGGCTTCGGTATCTGGAAAAGCCCTTACGATCTCTCGGTGGAGGAATGGGATGACGTGCTGCTGACCAATTTGCGCGGCACATTTATATGCGCGCGAGAAGCTGCGGCACGCATGAGAGACAGCGGCAGAGGCGGGGCAATCGTCAATATCGCTTCCACCCGTGCGATGATGTCGGAACCGGGCTCGGAGGCGTATGCGGCTTCCAAAGGCGGTATCGTCGCGCTGACGCACGCGCTGGCCGTCTCCCTCGGACGCGACCGTATTACCGTGAATTGCATCAGTCCGGGCTGGATCGAAACCGGGAATTACGAGGCGCTTCGTGAACTCGATCATCGCCAGCATCCTGCCGGAAGGGTAGGGCGCGTAGCCGATATTGTGCGGGCATGTCAATATTTGACCGATCCGCGCAATGATTTTGTGACCGGAATCAACCTCGTCGTCGATGGCGGCATGACGCGCAAAATGATCTATGAGCCCGATGAAAAATAG
- a CDS encoding YpdA family putative bacillithiol disulfide reductase yields MQKEDVIIVGAGPCGLAAALELQQIGMKPLIIEKRNLVHSISQYPTYMHFFSTPEMLEIGDIPFTTAHEKPSRLEALTYYRTVALRHRVRINAYESVNRVTPLGQGFQLESKDRTGDRKLYHADAVVMATGYFDQPNLLGIPGEDSDKVTHFFREAHPYTGMRVAIIGGSNSAIDAALELERAGAIVTVVYRGMEYSPGIKPWVRPVFESLVAKERITMLFQSRVTEIHPHHVTIESAEGAFSLPNDFVLALTGFHPDREFLTQIGVRIEPEGYPYFDSDTMETNVPGIYLAGVIASRREANEIFIETGRFHGRKIAAQLASLRQGT; encoded by the coding sequence ATGCAAAAGGAAGACGTTATTATTGTAGGCGCTGGACCATGCGGCCTTGCTGCGGCGCTCGAGCTGCAGCAGATCGGAATGAAACCGCTGATCATTGAAAAAAGAAACCTGGTCCACTCGATTTCGCAATACCCGACATACATGCATTTCTTCAGCACGCCGGAAATGCTCGAGATCGGGGATATCCCGTTTACGACTGCGCATGAGAAGCCGTCCCGGCTTGAAGCGCTCACGTATTACCGGACGGTTGCGCTGCGCCACCGGGTCCGCATCAACGCATACGAGTCCGTCAACCGGGTGACGCCGCTCGGACAAGGCTTCCAGCTCGAAAGCAAAGACCGGACCGGAGATCGCAAGCTGTATCATGCCGATGCGGTTGTGATGGCAACCGGATATTTTGATCAGCCCAACCTGCTCGGCATCCCGGGGGAAGATAGCGACAAAGTCACCCACTTTTTCCGTGAAGCTCATCCTTATACCGGCATGCGCGTCGCCATTATCGGAGGCAGTAATTCCGCCATCGACGCAGCGCTGGAGCTCGAACGCGCCGGTGCAATCGTTACGGTCGTCTACCGCGGCATGGAGTATTCGCCGGGAATTAAGCCGTGGGTGCGACCGGTTTTTGAAAGCTTGGTCGCCAAAGAGCGAATTACGATGCTGTTTCAATCGCGGGTTACGGAAATTCACCCGCACCACGTCACCATCGAAAGCGCGGAAGGAGCATTCTCGCTGCCAAACGATTTTGTGCTCGCCTTAACCGGGTTTCATCCCGACCGCGAATTTTTGACGCAAATCGGGGTGCGGATCGAACCTGAAGGCTACCCTTACTTCGATTCCGATACGATGGAAACGAATGTGCCTGGCATTTATTTGGCGGGTGTTATCGCCTCCAGACGGGAAGCCAACGAAATTTTCATCGAGACCGGCCGCTTCCACGGCCGCAAAATCGCCGCGCAACTGGCTTCGCTTCGTCAAGGCACTTAA